In the Candidatus Eremiobacteraceae bacterium genome, one interval contains:
- the purH gene encoding bifunctional phosphoribosylaminoimidazolecarboxamide formyltransferase/IMP cyclohydrolase: MPSARPAALLSLSDRTGLEPLARALAQHGFRLVATSGTANAIREFGLEAEEVGDVTGFPPLLDGRVKTLHPKIVAGILADESKPTHAAELHAHGIARFTVVAVNLYPFERTFAQAGVTDAEVIEQIDIGGVTLLRAAAKNYGSVSVLPDAASFEDFAEALERGGPGLPERRRWAAAAFARCEQYDAAIARYFAATGGDDELPDTLHVDLPLASRLRYGENPWARAAFYVGRSVQIPAQLSGKTLSYNNLLDVDSCVRLLAPVEEPRGFPATARSARRALAAIVKHTVPSGVAGRATPLEALNAALGADPISAFGGIVACNTPIDVPAAELLHSRFLEVVAAPGFEPAALEILRKKKNLRVLQFDRELPSRLLAAAKVRSALGGVLLEYPDPDAAPDEWRVVTQRRPTDAQWRDMLFGFGVVRQVKSNAAVVIGDEVTLGICGGQTNRVAAVELACQRAGEGTKGAVLATDGFFPFADGIEAASRAGIGAVVAPSGSIRDEEVIGAARSLDVALVFTSRRYFLH, from the coding sequence GTGCCTAGCGCCCGACCGGCCGCGCTGCTCTCGCTCTCGGACCGCACGGGTCTGGAGCCGCTCGCGCGCGCCCTCGCGCAGCACGGATTTCGCCTCGTCGCGACCTCCGGAACCGCAAACGCCATCCGCGAGTTCGGCCTCGAGGCGGAAGAAGTCGGCGACGTCACCGGCTTTCCGCCGTTGCTCGACGGCCGCGTCAAGACGCTGCATCCGAAGATCGTGGCCGGCATCTTGGCCGATGAGAGCAAGCCGACGCATGCCGCCGAGCTGCACGCGCACGGCATCGCGCGGTTCACGGTCGTGGCGGTGAATCTCTATCCGTTCGAGCGCACCTTCGCGCAGGCGGGCGTGACCGACGCCGAGGTGATCGAGCAGATCGACATCGGAGGCGTCACGCTGCTGCGCGCGGCGGCCAAGAACTACGGCAGCGTGAGCGTGCTGCCGGATGCGGCGAGTTTCGAAGATTTCGCCGAAGCGCTCGAGCGCGGCGGACCAGGCCTGCCGGAGCGTCGGCGTTGGGCGGCAGCGGCCTTCGCGCGCTGCGAGCAGTACGACGCGGCGATCGCGCGGTATTTCGCGGCAACCGGCGGCGACGACGAACTGCCTGACACATTGCACGTCGATCTGCCGTTGGCCAGCCGGTTGCGCTACGGTGAGAATCCCTGGGCGCGCGCGGCCTTCTACGTCGGCCGCTCGGTGCAGATACCGGCGCAGCTCTCAGGCAAGACGCTCTCCTATAACAATCTGCTCGATGTCGATTCGTGCGTGCGCCTGCTCGCGCCGGTGGAAGAGCCGCGCGGATTCCCCGCCACCGCTCGCTCGGCGCGCCGCGCCCTGGCGGCGATCGTCAAGCATACCGTGCCGAGCGGCGTCGCAGGGCGCGCGACTCCGCTTGAGGCGCTGAACGCGGCGCTCGGCGCCGACCCCATTTCGGCGTTCGGGGGCATCGTCGCGTGCAACACGCCGATCGATGTGCCGGCAGCCGAGCTGTTGCATTCACGCTTCCTCGAGGTCGTCGCCGCGCCCGGTTTCGAGCCTGCGGCGCTGGAGATCTTACGGAAGAAGAAGAACCTGCGCGTGCTCCAGTTCGACCGCGAACTGCCGAGCCGGCTGCTGGCGGCCGCGAAGGTGCGCTCCGCGTTGGGCGGTGTGCTGCTTGAATACCCGGATCCCGATGCCGCGCCGGATGAGTGGCGCGTCGTCACGCAGCGGCGGCCGACGGACGCGCAATGGCGCGACATGCTGTTCGGTTTCGGCGTCGTCCGTCAGGTCAAGTCGAATGCGGCGGTGGTCATCGGCGACGAGGTGACGCTCGGCATCTGCGGCGGCCAGACCAACCGCGTGGCGGCGGTCGAGCTCGCCTGTCAGCGCGCCGGCGAGGGGACCAAAGGCGCCGTGCTGGCGACCGATGGCTTTTTCCCGTTCGCCGACGGCATCGAAGCCGCGTCGCGGGCGGGCATCGGAGCCGTCGTCGCGCCAAGCGGTTCGATCAGAGACGAGGAAGTGATCGGGGCGGCGCGCAGCCTCGACGTCGCGCTCGTCTTCACCTCGCGCCGCTACTTCCTACACTAA
- a CDS encoding YbjQ family protein — MAFDHSLVTTALELPGYKVSKNYGIVRGIVVRSRSIFGSMGASLQQIIGGNITLYTELCEKVRMESYELMIRHADQIGANGIISMRYDATEIGPGVTEVLCYGTAVTLTAA; from the coding sequence ATGGCATTCGACCATTCACTCGTCACCACCGCTCTCGAACTGCCGGGTTACAAAGTCTCGAAGAATTACGGCATCGTACGCGGCATCGTCGTGCGCTCGCGAAGCATCTTCGGCAGCATGGGCGCGAGCCTGCAACAGATCATCGGCGGCAACATCACGCTGTATACTGAACTGTGCGAGAAGGTGCGCATGGAGTCGTACGAGCTCATGATCCGGCACGCCGACCAGATAGGCGCCAACGGCATCATCAGCATGCGCTACGATGCGACCGAGATCGGCCCGGGCGTCACCGAAGTGCTGTGTTACGGAACGGCCGTCACGCTGACGGCGGCATGA
- a CDS encoding peroxiredoxin yields MLEVNARAPSIPVPDQSGRPRSIDEFKSSWVVLWFYPKDHTSGUTNEASQFRDAQPEFTRAGAQIVGVSRDSVQSHESFAQAQGLQFPLLADTGEALCKAYGTLVERVADDGSKSMGLQRSTFLIDTHGVIRHVWPKVSVPGHAADVLDTLRLMTAKG; encoded by the coding sequence ATGCTCGAGGTTAACGCGCGCGCGCCGTCAATCCCTGTTCCGGATCAATCGGGACGCCCGCGCAGCATCGATGAGTTCAAAAGCTCGTGGGTCGTCCTGTGGTTCTATCCCAAAGACCACACCAGCGGTTGAACGAACGAAGCGTCGCAGTTCCGCGATGCCCAACCCGAATTCACGCGCGCCGGCGCCCAGATCGTCGGCGTCAGCCGCGACTCGGTGCAATCACACGAGTCCTTCGCGCAGGCGCAGGGCTTGCAGTTCCCGCTGCTCGCCGACACCGGCGAGGCGCTGTGCAAAGCGTATGGAACGCTTGTCGAACGCGTGGCCGACGACGGCTCGAAGTCGATGGGGCTGCAGCGCTCGACATTTCTCATCGATACGCACGGCGTGATCCGCCACGTCTGGCCCAAGGTGTCGGTGCCGGGTCACGCGGCCGACGTGCTCGACACGCTGCGGTTGATGACCGCGAAGGGCTAG
- the hisS gene encoding histidine--tRNA ligase produces the protein MKHAAAPRGTFDVLPTQARRWQALERIVDEVCGRFGYGEIRTPIFESTDVFVRTIGVGTDIVDKEMYTFTDRGDRSLTLRPEFTAPVVRAVLEHNLLQNLPLKLYYRGPIFRYERPQKGRYRQAHQWGIECFGVAGPEADAEVIALGIEIIESIGITDHVLRINSMGCEWCRAQFRAALVGYLEERADRLSETSRTRLERNPLRILDSKDEGDRRVLAGAPTIDAFWCDSCRAHLASVRELLDAMGISSELDTHIVRGFDYYTRTVFEIVSHALGAQNSICGGGRYDRLVKDMGGPDTPGVGLAMGMERLLMLVEDAHSTKLDGAAPVHVALVALEAEDIGVLVPVMHQLRRRGIGADMDYTRRKLEKQIVAASDNGARFAIIVGGDERAAGEATIQDLQTRERRRVKISDVADTLAARLQTPTEREHGSQ, from the coding sequence GTGAAGCATGCGGCAGCGCCACGCGGAACGTTCGATGTCCTTCCCACGCAGGCACGCCGATGGCAAGCCCTCGAGCGCATCGTCGACGAGGTGTGCGGCCGCTTCGGCTATGGCGAGATCCGCACGCCGATCTTCGAGAGCACGGACGTGTTCGTCCGCACCATCGGGGTCGGCACCGACATCGTCGACAAAGAGATGTACACGTTCACCGATCGCGGCGACCGCAGCCTCACCCTGCGCCCGGAGTTCACAGCGCCGGTGGTACGCGCCGTGCTCGAGCACAATCTGCTGCAGAATCTGCCGCTCAAGCTCTACTATCGCGGTCCGATCTTCCGCTACGAGCGCCCGCAAAAGGGACGATATCGCCAAGCGCATCAATGGGGCATCGAGTGCTTCGGCGTCGCCGGACCGGAAGCCGATGCCGAAGTGATCGCGCTCGGCATCGAGATCATCGAATCGATCGGCATCACGGATCACGTGCTGCGCATCAATTCGATGGGCTGCGAGTGGTGCCGCGCGCAGTTCCGCGCGGCGCTCGTCGGCTATCTCGAAGAGCGCGCGGATCGGCTGAGCGAAACAAGCCGCACGCGCTTGGAGCGCAACCCGCTGCGCATCTTGGATTCCAAAGATGAAGGCGACCGCCGCGTGCTCGCCGGCGCTCCGACGATCGACGCGTTCTGGTGCGACTCGTGCCGCGCACATCTCGCGAGCGTGCGCGAGCTGCTCGACGCGATGGGAATCTCAAGCGAGCTGGACACGCACATCGTGCGCGGCTTCGACTACTACACGCGGACCGTCTTTGAAATCGTGTCGCATGCGTTGGGCGCCCAAAACTCCATCTGCGGCGGTGGGCGCTACGACCGCCTGGTCAAAGACATGGGCGGTCCCGACACGCCGGGCGTCGGACTCGCGATGGGCATGGAGCGGCTGTTGATGCTGGTCGAGGACGCGCACAGCACGAAGCTCGACGGCGCCGCCCCCGTGCACGTCGCGCTGGTCGCCTTGGAAGCAGAAGACATCGGCGTGCTCGTGCCAGTGATGCACCAATTGCGGCGGCGCGGCATCGGCGCCGATATGGACTACACGCGCCGCAAGCTCGAAAAGCAGATCGTGGCGGCGTCGGATAACGGCGCGAGATTCGCGATCATCGTCGGGGGCGATGAGCGCGCCGCCGGCGAAGCAACCATCCAGGACCTGCAGACCCGCGAGCGCCGCCGCGTCAAGATATCCGACGTCGCCGACACACTCGCCGCGCGGCTGCAGACACCGACGGAGCGCGAGCATGGATCTCAATAA
- the accB gene encoding acetyl-CoA carboxylase biotin carboxyl carrier protein: MDLNKKILDQLVELMQRDGLDRLRVRVGDLDLDLRMTSSKHDAGPASHAAAPQAAASAPPPVAHAARHDEAPPNVRKVLAPLVGVFYRAPAPNAPAFVEVGDTVSEGQVLCILEAMKLMNEIVSEYDGKVVKICMQDAELAALHQELFWIET; encoded by the coding sequence ATGGATCTCAATAAGAAGATCCTCGATCAGCTCGTCGAGCTCATGCAGCGCGACGGGCTCGACCGGCTGCGCGTGCGCGTCGGCGACCTCGATCTCGACCTGCGCATGACCTCGTCCAAGCACGACGCGGGGCCAGCGAGCCACGCGGCCGCGCCGCAGGCAGCGGCGAGCGCGCCGCCGCCCGTCGCGCACGCGGCGCGCCACGATGAAGCGCCGCCCAACGTCAGAAAGGTCCTCGCGCCGTTGGTCGGCGTGTTCTATCGCGCGCCCGCTCCGAATGCGCCGGCGTTCGTCGAAGTCGGCGATACGGTGAGCGAAGGGCAGGTTTTGTGCATCCTGGAAGCGATGAAATTGATGAACGAGATCGTGAGCGAATACGACGGCAAGGTCGTGAAGATCTGCATGCAAGACGCCGAACTCGCTGCGCTCCACCAGGAGCTGTTTTGGATCGAGACGTGA
- a CDS encoding SIS domain-containing protein: MSAPAKRKRFADCMAERADLWREGDYEAPVHAACDAIVRCIRAGGRVFFFGNGGSAAQAQHLAAELTGRFLLERPGYGGIALTVDTSALTAIANDYGFDRIFARQLEGLAHRGDVAVGITTSGKSANVIEGLKTARQRGATCIALTGNGGGPIVQHADIAIIGPHGPSWKVQEVQFALGHIICELAELELAGS; this comes from the coding sequence GTGAGCGCGCCGGCGAAGCGCAAGCGCTTCGCCGACTGCATGGCAGAGCGCGCCGATCTGTGGCGCGAGGGCGACTATGAGGCTCCGGTGCACGCCGCATGCGACGCCATCGTGCGCTGCATCCGCGCTGGCGGGCGCGTGTTCTTCTTCGGCAACGGCGGCAGCGCGGCGCAAGCGCAGCACCTCGCCGCCGAGCTGACGGGCCGTTTCTTGCTCGAGCGGCCAGGCTACGGGGGGATCGCGCTGACGGTGGACACGTCGGCGCTGACCGCGATCGCCAACGATTACGGATTCGACCGCATCTTCGCGCGCCAGCTCGAAGGGCTGGCGCATCGCGGCGATGTCGCGGTCGGCATCACGACGTCCGGCAAGTCGGCCAACGTCATCGAAGGCCTCAAGACGGCGCGTCAACGCGGGGCGACGTGCATCGCGCTCACCGGCAACGGCGGCGGCCCGATCGTCCAACACGCTGACATCGCCATCATCGGACCCCACGGTCCATCGTGGAAAGTGCAGGAAGTGCAGTTCGCGCTCGGCCACATCATCTGTGAACTGGCGGAGCTCGAGCTGGCGGGATCATGA
- a CDS encoding HAD family hydrolase — MRAVFVDRDGTLNVNTGYVSDPARVTLVPGAADGVRLLAQAGYAIVVISNQSGIARGYFSEDDADAVDARVRELLAAQGAPITAMYRCPHWPSDQRPPGVPACDCRKPKPGMLVRAAADLGIDLDRSWMIGDRLLDMQAGQAAGCRCVFVPGVPPQEPVEDLSPAPPQYRARDLADAAHFIITADASAARPAPAR, encoded by the coding sequence ATGAGAGCCGTCTTCGTCGATCGCGACGGCACGCTCAATGTCAATACCGGCTACGTGAGCGACCCCGCACGCGTCACGCTCGTCCCCGGCGCCGCCGACGGCGTGCGCCTGCTCGCGCAGGCCGGCTACGCGATCGTCGTGATCTCGAACCAGTCGGGCATCGCGCGCGGTTATTTCAGCGAGGATGACGCCGACGCGGTCGACGCGCGCGTGCGCGAGCTCTTGGCCGCACAAGGTGCCCCCATCACCGCCATGTACCGCTGTCCGCATTGGCCGTCCGACCAGCGCCCACCGGGCGTGCCGGCATGCGACTGTCGCAAGCCAAAGCCGGGGATGCTCGTGCGCGCTGCCGCGGACTTAGGGATAGACCTCGACCGCTCGTGGATGATCGGCGACCGGCTGCTCGACATGCAGGCAGGCCAAGCGGCGGGCTGCCGCTGCGTGTTCGTCCCCGGCGTGCCGCCGCAGGAGCCCGTCGAAGATCTCTCGCCGGCGCCGCCGCAGTACCGCGCGCGGGATCTCGCTGACGCGGCGCACTTCATCATCACGGCGGACGCAAGCGCGGCTCGACCCGCTCCGGCTCGATGA
- a CDS encoding PfkB family carbohydrate kinase: MSADRPAWVADLLKSMRGKRIAVAGDIMLDEWLWGSVQRISPEAPVPVVEVSSQSFTLGGAGNVANNLAALGAKVRLLGVVGTDEAGQRVLELCRQLGIDASGVAVARGRPTTRKTRIVAHNQQVVRADREVSGPLDARSQRTVLERLRALDGLIDGAIVSDYAKGMVSAPIVHALLAHEHRVVVSGDPKPHNLAAFAGVDCIAPNLVEAASAAGMAIDGDATLARAAAKLLRLARTRYVLVTRGEHGMTLFGAGSAPFTVPAIARQVYDVSGAGDTVISALTLALAAGAPIRHAVVLASLAAGVVVEKLGTATATAAEIGQFAQREGVAHPTRLQGKPAKGQRRARRR, translated from the coding sequence ATGAGCGCCGACCGGCCCGCCTGGGTCGCCGATCTGCTCAAGTCGATGCGCGGCAAGCGCATTGCAGTGGCGGGCGACATCATGCTCGACGAATGGCTGTGGGGAAGCGTCCAGCGGATCTCGCCCGAAGCGCCGGTGCCGGTCGTCGAGGTCAGCTCGCAGTCGTTCACCCTGGGCGGCGCCGGCAACGTCGCCAACAACCTGGCCGCCCTGGGCGCGAAGGTCCGGCTGCTCGGCGTCGTCGGCACCGACGAGGCCGGCCAACGCGTGCTCGAGCTGTGCCGGCAGCTCGGCATCGACGCATCGGGGGTCGCCGTCGCGCGCGGGCGGCCGACGACGCGCAAAACGCGCATCGTGGCGCACAATCAGCAAGTCGTGCGTGCCGACCGCGAGGTCAGCGGCCCGCTCGACGCCCGCTCGCAGCGCACGGTGTTGGAGCGACTGCGTGCGCTTGACGGCCTGATCGACGGCGCGATCGTCTCAGATTACGCCAAGGGGATGGTGAGCGCGCCGATCGTGCACGCGCTGCTAGCGCACGAGCATCGCGTGGTCGTCAGCGGCGATCCAAAACCGCACAACCTCGCCGCGTTCGCCGGCGTCGACTGCATCGCACCCAACCTGGTAGAGGCCGCCAGCGCCGCGGGGATGGCGATCGACGGCGATGCGACTCTCGCCCGCGCAGCCGCCAAGCTGCTGCGGCTAGCCCGGACGCGCTACGTTCTCGTCACCCGCGGCGAGCACGGCATGACGCTGTTCGGCGCCGGCTCTGCGCCGTTCACCGTGCCGGCCATCGCGCGCCAGGTCTACGACGTGAGCGGCGCGGGCGATACCGTCATCTCGGCGCTCACCCTCGCGCTTGCCGCCGGCGCGCCGATCCGCCACGCGGTGGTGCTCGCATCGCTCGCCGCGGGCGTCGTCGTGGAGAAGCTCGGCACGGCGACTGCGACCGCCGCTGAGATCGGGCAGTTCGCGCAACGCGAAGGCGTGGCGCATCCCACGCGGCTCCAAGGCAAACCCGCCAAAGGCCAGCGCCGTGCACGCCGCCGATAA
- a CDS encoding adenylyltransferase/cytidyltransferase family protein, whose translation MHAADKVRSREDIAALLPELRARRGAVVFTNGVFDLLHIGHVRYLEFARALGGILIVGVNSDASVRALGKAPARPIVPAVERAELVAALACVDYACIFDEQRPDATLRVIKPDIHVKGAGYTIEELPEAATVAEIGASIVLAPHVEGRSTSALLQRIRESSGL comes from the coding sequence GTGCACGCCGCCGATAAGGTCCGTTCGCGCGAAGACATCGCCGCACTGCTGCCGGAACTGCGCGCGCGAAGAGGCGCGGTCGTCTTCACAAACGGCGTGTTTGATCTGCTTCACATCGGCCACGTGCGCTATCTCGAATTCGCGCGCGCGCTCGGCGGCATCCTGATCGTCGGGGTCAATTCGGACGCGTCGGTACGCGCGCTCGGCAAAGCGCCCGCACGACCGATCGTTCCCGCCGTCGAGCGCGCCGAGCTGGTCGCCGCGCTCGCGTGCGTCGACTACGCATGCATCTTCGACGAGCAGCGGCCAGACGCAACGCTGCGCGTGATCAAGCCTGACATACACGTCAAAGGCGCCGGTTACACGATCGAAGAGCTGCCCGAGGCGGCGACGGTCGCAGAGATCGGAGCTTCGATCGTGTTGGCGCCGCACGTCGAAGGCCGTTCGACCAGCGCGCTGTTGCAGCGCATCCGCGAGAGCAGCGGCCTGTGA
- a CDS encoding glycosyltransferase → MSEATVVIATRDRAELLRDCLARLARQTAAGRFDVVVVDNGSSDSTAAVIEGAAPLARRVFSAEPNRGKARNAGIAAAAGRIVIFCDDDTLAPETFVAAHLEAHGGASDRVVSGPIVNVSDSAHLHPVTAAHYSRAFFCTCNVSSPRAALDAVGGFDESFDLYGWEDTDLGVRLRAHGMHRVFAWDAYIYHVKPPSSMTLALRVALAREKGEMAARFVRKAPTWPVKLATGAYAANFARAALVGAPPLRRLYARIAGAGEDRLSGARAIAADALADAAYIDALRAALRRADG, encoded by the coding sequence ATGTCCGAGGCCACGGTGGTCATCGCGACGCGCGATCGCGCCGAGCTCTTGCGCGATTGCCTCGCCCGCCTCGCGCGGCAGACGGCGGCCGGGCGGTTCGACGTCGTCGTCGTGGACAACGGCTCGAGCGATAGCACTGCAGCGGTCATCGAGGGCGCTGCGCCGCTCGCTCGGCGCGTGTTCAGCGCCGAACCGAATCGGGGCAAAGCGCGCAACGCGGGCATCGCCGCCGCGGCCGGGCGCATCGTCATCTTCTGCGACGACGACACCCTAGCGCCAGAGACGTTCGTCGCCGCCCATCTGGAGGCGCACGGCGGCGCAAGCGATCGCGTGGTCAGCGGTCCGATCGTCAACGTGTCCGACTCGGCACACCTGCACCCGGTGACGGCCGCGCACTACTCGCGCGCGTTTTTTTGCACCTGCAACGTCAGTTCGCCCAGAGCGGCGCTCGACGCGGTCGGCGGTTTCGACGAATCGTTCGACCTCTACGGTTGGGAAGACACGGATCTGGGCGTGCGCCTGCGTGCGCACGGGATGCATCGCGTGTTCGCCTGGGACGCCTACATCTATCACGTCAAGCCGCCGTCGTCGATGACCCTGGCGCTCCGCGTCGCGCTCGCGCGCGAAAAAGGAGAAATGGCGGCGCGCTTCGTGCGCAAGGCTCCGACGTGGCCGGTCAAGCTCGCGACCGGAGCGTATGCGGCGAACTTCGCGCGCGCCGCGCTGGTCGGTGCGCCGCCGTTGCGACGCCTGTATGCGCGTATCGCCGGCGCCGGCGAAGACCGCCTTTCAGGCGCGCGCGCGATCGCAGCCGACGCACTGGCGGACGCGGCGTACATCGACGCACTGCGTGCGGCGCTGCGGCGCGCCGATGGCTGA
- a CDS encoding glycosyltransferase family 9 protein: protein MADGPRFLLVRLDGLGDALACVPVLEGLRQAYPGAGFGAVCSPANAQAFSPRVTVHVFGGGTSVAALGSELRRAAYTHALVATEEVAGYELARASGASRRSGFWHRLEKPFKSLWQFVRLTDRVYRPAAWTSRPEHEVETLYRLALPFGAQQPAPRDIIALRSWLAGCATSATRTGALGFQVAAKLTVDGWGPAALAQLCGATLKASGLHDLTLLAAPRDQGLASALMEHLESDVRACAHLSPPAGVPQWLRAIDSLAALVTPDTGAAHAAGMLGVPVIDLFLQTRFDQLSRQWRPWAAPARCIVKPLLGPGVPQRLGEQLGAQIIELRALDVRP, encoded by the coding sequence ATGGCTGACGGCCCGCGCTTCCTTCTCGTCCGGCTCGACGGACTCGGCGACGCGCTCGCATGCGTGCCGGTGCTGGAAGGTTTGCGACAAGCGTATCCCGGTGCCGGTTTCGGCGCGGTGTGCTCGCCGGCGAATGCACAGGCGTTTTCGCCGCGCGTGACGGTGCACGTCTTCGGAGGCGGCACGTCTGTCGCGGCGCTCGGCTCCGAGCTGCGACGCGCCGCTTATACGCATGCGCTCGTGGCGACCGAGGAGGTCGCAGGGTACGAGCTCGCGCGCGCGTCAGGCGCGAGCCGGCGCTCCGGCTTCTGGCATCGCCTCGAAAAACCGTTCAAGTCGCTGTGGCAGTTCGTCCGATTGACCGATCGCGTCTACCGGCCCGCGGCGTGGACGTCGCGACCCGAGCACGAAGTCGAAACGCTGTATCGGCTCGCGCTGCCGTTCGGCGCCCAGCAGCCGGCGCCGCGCGACATCATCGCGCTGCGCAGCTGGCTCGCGGGTTGCGCGACCTCGGCAACGCGCACCGGCGCGCTCGGGTTCCAGGTCGCAGCGAAACTCACGGTCGACGGATGGGGTCCTGCAGCGCTTGCGCAGCTCTGCGGCGCTACCCTAAAGGCTTCAGGCTTGCATGATTTGACGCTCCTCGCCGCACCTCGCGACCAGGGCCTGGCGTCGGCCTTGATGGAACATTTGGAAAGCGACGTGCGCGCGTGCGCGCATCTGTCACCACCCGCCGGCGTGCCGCAGTGGCTGCGCGCCATCGACTCGCTCGCAGCGCTCGTGACGCCGGATACCGGCGCTGCGCACGCAGCCGGCATGCTCGGAGTTCCGGTGATCGACCTCTTCCTCCAAACGAGATTCGATCAGCTCTCGCGCCAGTGGCGACCGTGGGCAGCCCCGGCGCGCTGCATCGTTAAACCGCTGCTCGGTCCGGGCGTGCCGCAGCGCCTCGGCGAGCAGCTGGGCGCGCAGATCATCGAGCTGCGTGCGCTCGACGTCCGGCCATGA
- a CDS encoding glycosyltransferase family 9 protein, with amino-acid sequence MTLTTEPRVLAVCTGGGSGDLLAATPAMQALARRFGRKLYVLASPASAPLLEGHPAVEAVLVDDGRESVDEAAARIKQRNCTHAVVFWSTARVAAIVYRAGIPIRVGQSRRLYSWRYTIRVPVRTERGDRTSHWSDVQMDYARALGAAPVSQDYRIVIPIGADDRAQADALIQRVAPAGRFVVWHAARGMRLAAVQWPVERFAAIGDALGDAFEAPVLLTGSADEAPVIARIGAGMRAAHAVIAGETTLRGLAALFARAEVVVALDSGPMHIAAAVGAPTVGIFALRTDLPQRWRPLGDRVVIVGPSYPCPPWCRKETCKSFDCYRALDPAAIVAAARAAAQMTASVA; translated from the coding sequence ATGACGCTGACGACCGAACCTCGCGTGCTGGCGGTGTGCACGGGCGGCGGCAGCGGCGACTTGCTGGCGGCGACGCCGGCGATGCAGGCGCTCGCGCGCCGCTTCGGACGCAAGCTGTACGTGCTCGCGTCGCCCGCATCGGCGCCGCTGCTGGAAGGCCACCCGGCGGTCGAAGCCGTCCTGGTCGACGACGGGCGCGAGTCGGTCGATGAGGCCGCCGCGCGCATCAAACAGCGCAACTGCACTCACGCCGTGGTCTTCTGGTCCACCGCGCGCGTCGCGGCTATCGTGTATCGCGCCGGCATTCCGATACGCGTCGGCCAGTCGCGCCGGCTGTACTCGTGGCGCTACACGATCCGCGTTCCGGTGCGCACCGAACGCGGCGATCGCACAAGCCACTGGAGCGACGTGCAGATGGATTACGCGCGCGCTCTCGGCGCTGCGCCAGTGTCGCAAGACTATCGCATCGTCATCCCGATCGGCGCGGACGACCGCGCGCAGGCGGACGCCCTCATCCAGCGCGTGGCGCCGGCCGGACGTTTCGTGGTCTGGCACGCCGCGCGCGGCATGCGCCTTGCCGCAGTGCAGTGGCCGGTCGAGCGCTTCGCGGCTATCGGCGACGCGCTGGGCGACGCATTCGAAGCGCCGGTGCTGCTGACCGGGAGCGCCGATGAAGCGCCGGTGATCGCCCGCATCGGCGCCGGCATGCGTGCGGCGCACGCCGTCATCGCCGGCGAGACCACCCTGCGCGGGCTTGCCGCACTGTTCGCGCGCGCTGAGGTGGTCGTGGCGTTGGACTCCGGACCGATGCACATCGCCGCTGCGGTCGGCGCACCGACCGTGGGCATATTCGCGCTGCGCACCGATCTGCCGCAACGCTGGCGGCCGCTCGGCGACCGCGTGGTCATCGTCGGGCCATCGTACCCGTGTCCGCCCTGGTGCCGCAAAGAGACCTGCAAGTCGTTCGATTGCTATCGCGCGCTCGATCCCGCCGCGATCGTGGCCGCGGCTCGTGCCGCGGCGCAGATGACTGCGAGCGTCGCATGA